Genomic DNA from Amycolatopsis alba DSM 44262:
TTTCCTTTCAGAACTTTCAGCAGACGTAGGGACGCGCGGCACGCGCTTCGCGCAGGGCGAGGCCCCACCAGACGAGCTCGTCGAGCAGGGTGGTCACGGCCTGTCCCTGCCCGTCGACATCGGCGGGGGTGCCGTCGAGGAGGTTGAAGGCGACGGTGTCCCGCATGGTCACCGTGTGCAGCTCGGTGAAGATCGAGCGCAGCTGTTCGACGGCGTAGAGACCCTGCGACCGGTAGCCGTAGGAGACGAAGCCGACCGGCTTCGCACGCCACTCGTCGTAGGCGGTGTCGATCGCCTGCTTGAGCGACGCCGGGAAACTGCGGTTGTACTCGGGGGTGACGACGACGAACGCCTCCGCCTCGTCGACCAGCCTCGCGAACCGCTTCATCTCGGGCGTCGGCTGCTCCGGCAGCTCGGCGGGCATGGTGAAGTCGATCAGGTCGAGCACTTCGGTGACGAGGTCGTCCCGGTCGTCCGCGCGGTCGGTGAACCACTTGCCGACGGCGTCCCCCACCCGCCCTTCGCGGGTGCTGCCGATGATCACCGCGACCCGTAGCGGACAGCTGTTCATGACCGGCCTCCTCTCGCCTCATCCTCTGGGCGCGAGAAAGCCGCCGGATGTTCGCTAGATCGGATCTAGCGGACGCCCGGCGGCTTCGGTCGGTGATCTCGCTACGCGTCCAGCGCGATCGCGATCGCGCCCAGCAGGGACGCGTCCTGGTCGAACTTCGCCGACACCAGCTCCGGCGGGAACGGCACGGCTCCGGCCAGCCGCTCACGCAGCGCGGGCAGCAGGATGTCGGCCGAGCGCACCAGTCCCCCGCCGACGGCGATGCGCTGCGGGTCGAGCGCGATGGCGAGGTTCGCGACGTGCATCGACAGTTCGTCGAGTGCCGCGCCCACCAGGTCCTTGGCCTGCGCGTTCTCCCTGGCGAGGCCGAACAGCTCGCCCGCGGTTACCGGGCGGCCGAGCAGCACACTCGCCCGGCCGCCCAGCCCACGCCCACCGACGGCCTCTTCCAGCGGCGCCGCTCCGCTGGCGAACCCGTCGGTGTCCTGCGGTGAGAGGAGGTTGTACCCGATCTCTCCCGCAGCGCCATTCGCGCCGGCCAGCAGCCGGCCGCCGACCAGGACCGCCGCGGCGATCCCGGTCCCCAGCGAGAGGAACACCGCCGGATCGGTGTCCGCCAGCGCCCCCCATCGCCATTCCGCGAGCGCCGCCGCCTTGGCGTCGGTGCCCACCTCGATTCCGACGCCGCCGAACTCGTCGGCGACGAGTTCGCGCAGCCGCAGTTCCTCCCAGCCCGGCACGTTGGGGGCCAGCAGGATGCGGTCTTCCAGCACGATGCCGGGGCTGACGACGCCGATCGCGGCAAGGTCGTCGGCGGCGCCTTCGTCGGCGAGCAGTTTCCGTGCCGCGGCGAGCGCGCGGCTCACCACCTGTTCGGCGCCCGCTTGCGCGTCGGTGTCGAGCCGCCGGGTGACCAGCAGGCTCCCGGCTCTGTCCGCCAGCCCGATCGCGACCTTCGTCCCGCCGAAGTCGATCCCCAGGATCAGTTCTTCCCCCGTCACTTCCCGTTCCCCTCTTCCGCCCCCGCGAACGATTCCTGAATTCCCTTCGGCCCGAACGGCCAGACGTGCTCCGCCTTCGCGTAGGCGAGGAACGCCGCCACGCCGAGCACGATCCATCCCACCGAAAGCCCGATCGAGAGCAAGGTGGCGGAGAAGTAGATGTAGACCCAGCCGAGCAGCGCGATGATCGTCGGGATCGGGTAGAGCCACTGCCGGTACGGCCGCCGCAGTTCCGGGCGCCGTCGCCGCAGCACCACGATCGCCGCGACCTGGGCGAGTGACTGGACGAGCACCAGCACCGTCACCGCCGCGTTGATCACCGCGGTGAGGGTGAACAGCGAGCCGATCGCGGCGATGGCGCCCATCGTCAGCACCCCGGCGGTCGGCAGGTTCAGTTTCGGGTGCAGTTTGGCGAACACCGGCAGGAACACCTTGTCGCGCGCGGCCTCGAACGGGACCCGCGAACCCCCGAGCAGTCCGGCGAACACCGAGCCGACCGCGGCGATCACGATGAACACGGTGATGACCTTGGCCGTCCCCGTGCCCCACGCCTGTTCCAGCACGGTGGAGGCGACCGACGTGGCGGTCTTCAGCTCCTCCAGCGGGATCGAGCCGAGCACACCGAGCTGCAGCAGGAAGTACAGGCTCATGATGCCGAGGATCGAGAAGATGATCGACCGCGGCAGCGTCCGGCCGGGGTCACGCACCTCGCCGCCGAGGTAGGCGCTGGTGTTGTAGCCGAGGTAGTCGTAGATCGCGATGATCAGGCCCGCGCCGAGCCCGGCCCAGAACGCGCCGCCGCCGAAGGAGAACGCGCCCGGAGTGAAGGCGAACGCCTGCGCGCCGTCGAAGTGCGTGAAGGCCGCGACGATCACCGAAAGCACCGCGAACAGCATGATCGCGAACAGGACGGTGGTCAGCTTCCCGATCTCGCCGATCTTGCGGAACAGCGCCAGCACGATCAGTGCGATGACACCGAGCCCGATGATCTTGCCGAGCCCGGTCGTCCCGCCGTCGTCGGCGACACCGGGGATCAGGTACCCGAGGTACTGGACGAGGCCGATGATGCCGGTGGACATGATCAGCGGGATGAACAGCACCGCGCTCCAGGCGAACAGGAACGGCATGAGCCTGCCGGTCCGGACGCCGAACGCTTCGCGCAGGTAGACGTAGGTGCCGCCGGCGCCGGGGAGGGCGGCACCGAGCTCGGCCCAGATCAGGCCGTCGGCCAGCGCGATGACCGCGCCGATGAGCCAGCCGAACATGGCCTGCGGGCCGCCGAGGGTCGCCACCATCGCGGGGATGGTGACGAACGGGCCGATCCCGCACATCTGGGTCATGTTGATGGCGGTCGCCTGGAGCGGCCCGATCTTCCGCTCGAGCCCCGGCCGCGGGGATGAACTCAAAACGCGCCTCCCTATTAGTTAGTAAAGTTTCTTAACATAATTTGCGGCGTGTCGGAAGGCCGGTCCGCAAAGTTGTCGCGCGCCGGTCCACCCGGAATTGCCCGAAAGGGCGGAATCAGCCGGAATACCCCCGAACAGAGCAAGCCGGGACGTATCAGGGAGGCACCGTTCCGCGTCCTTAGCCAGAAGAGCGTCTTCCCAGGGACGGTGAGGTCCATGAAACGGCTGTTCAGCGCGGTGGCGGCGATCGCCGCACTCGGTTTCGCGGCGGGCTGCGGCGGAGCGTCCCCTCCCCGCGACACGGCCCCGGCCGATCTGACCACGGACAGCACGGTGACCACGGAAACGGCTCCGACGGCGTCTTCCGGGGCGGCCACGACCGACGGGCCGGCGCCGGGACCGACGGGCGGCCACACCGAAGAGCCCCGTCCGCCGATCGTGCCCGGAAGCCCCATCAAGTACAACAGCGATCTTCTCGGCACCGACCCGGACACCGCCGAGCGCGCGATCGGGCAGAACCTCGAGGACCTCTGCAAGAGCGCCCGGCGGTGCGGCGTCTCGATCGTGACCACGGGCAAGGGCCACTGCATCCGCAGCATCGGCCCGAATCCGGTCCGGCCCGGCGGGACGATCACGATCCAGGCGAGGCTGTGCGAGACCGAGATCCCGGAGGAAAGCTCCTCGCAGCCGAAGTCGGAAAGCGAGAAGCCGAGCGAAACCACGAGCGGATGAGGACGCGGCGGGGCCTTCGCGCGCCCGCGCCCCCGGCCGCCGAACCCGCAGCGGTCCCGTCGCACGCGCTCCGGGTGGTCGGCGCCGCGCTGGCCAACACGACCTTGCTCACCGCGCTGCTCTACTACTTCGGGCTGGTCGAGACGCAGACGTACTTCGGCTACTTCCGCGTGCACTACACGCTGCTCGGCCAGACACCGGACGAGATCTTCGGGCGGGGTGTCGACGGGGTGCTCCTGCCCCTGACCGGCGCGGCGGGCGCGGTACTGCTCTTCCTGGTCTCGACCCGGTTCCTGAAGATCCGCCTCGGCGAGGGACCCTGGACCAGGCTGCTGCGGATCTGCTCCCCCGTCGCCGGTGTCCTCGGCCTCCTGCTGCTGATCTCGACGACCGCGATCGCGCTCGACCCGGAACCCTTTCGCGACTATCCCGGCGCTCCAGGGCTCGGCTTCGCGCTCGGTGTCCTGCTGACGCTCTTCTCCTGGCGTCACTGGACCTCACACCGGACAGGGAACGCCCGGTCGAGCCTGGCGGAACTGGTGACCGGCTACGTCCTGGTGAGCATCGGACTCTTCTGGGCCGTCGGCGACTATTCGGGAGCCGTCGGCACGAGCCGCGCCTACGAAGCCGCCGGGGTGATCCCGACGAGACCGGCCGCGACGCTGTACAGCGCGGAAAGCCTCAACCTCACCGCGAACGGTGTCCTGCAGGTGAAATGCGCCGATCCCGAAGCCGCCTACAAGTACCGGTACACCGGGCTGAAACTCCTGCTCCAGTCCGGTGGTCAGTACGTCTTCCTCCCGGCGAACTGGCGGACCTCGACCGGTGTCGCGTTCGTGATCCCGAAAACCGAGAAGCAGCGCCTCGAATTCGGCCCGTCCCGATCGGTGCCACCACCGGGTTGCTAGCCCAGGTGCCGCACCAGCCATTCCGTGACCACGTCGTCGACCTGCTTCGCGATCGGCAGCTGCGGCGCCGGGTCGATGCCCGGCTCTTCGGCCAGAGGATGCGCGAGACCGGGCACCCTGGTCAGCAGGAGGTCGCCGGGCACGGAGTACTGGCCGCGCAACGCGTCGACGAGGTCACCGGCATCGGCGTGGAACGCGGGCAAATCGTCTTCGCCGCTGACCACCAGCAACGGGACCTGCTTTTCCCTGTCCGCGATTTCACCCGATCGTGCGACGAAGTCGAGGTGATCCGCCGCCTGATTCGCTTCATCGGTCCACGGATAGGACTGCTCCAGCATGCTTTCCACCGCACTGACCAGCGAACGCGCTCGCACGGCCGGGTTGATCAGCGCCGCGGCCAGCACCGGGATCTCCCTGGTGGCCAGGATCGTCAACGCGACGGCACCGCCGAGGGAACCCCCGGCGACGGCCATGCGGGCGGTGTCGAAACCGAAGCGTTCCCGCAGTTCAGCCAGTGCGGCAGGGAATTCCAGCGCCGCCTGCCGGACGAACGGGTCGGCGTACGCGAGCACCGCGTCACGGCGGGCCCGCTCGACGATGGCGTCCATGCTGCCGTCGACCATTCTCGCGCCGCACAACGGCATTCCGAGGTACACGCGCCACGCCGGCACCCCCGCCAGCGGCAACGCGGCCGCGAAGGCGGCGTCAGTGCGGGGCGCGTCGATCATGTGCCACGCGACGACCACCGGTGCGGGGCCGCTGACCTCGGCCGATGGCGGCAAGACGGTGAACGGTACCCCCGCGGCCGTACCCGTGATCGGTGCTCCCACCGCGTTCCTTCCCCGTGCGTTGTCGATCTCCACGATATCCAGGACGCAGCGGAGGCGGACCTCGTTCCGCCACAAGCGAAACAGTACGCCCGCGACATCACCCCGACGCGCCGCGGAGGTGGTTGCGGGCGACCGGCGGCGGCCGAATAGTGTTGCGGCCCGGCCCTTTGGAGGTGAACCGCCCGTGCCAGCTGTCGACTACTACGAAGTGCTCGGCGTGGGCAAGGCCGCCTCGGTCAACGAGATCAAGACCGCGTACCGGCGGCTGGCGAAGTCGCATCACCCGGACGCCGGGGGCTCCGCGCTCACGTTCCAGCTGGTCCGCGAGGCCTACGACACACTCAGCGATCCGATGCGGCGCGCGGGCTACGACGCGGGCGGACGCTCCGTGCGCGCGCCGATCCGGCCGCGGCCGAGACGTCGCTTCGGCGAGGAACCGGGCTACGAGCCCGAGCCGGTCGTGATCGATCCGGACGACCTCGAATGGTGGGAGTTCGCCGCGCAGGACGGGCGCGTGCGGCACGGGCGGCGGCGCGGTCCAGGGCACACCCCGGTCGTGGCCGCGGTCGGCGGGATGGTGCTGGTCCTGCTGCCGGTGCTGACCGGCGTCGGCTTCTCGGCACCCACGCTGATCATCTGGCTGATCCTGACCGCCGGAACGGCCCTGCTGGTGCAACGGCTCGCGCGCGGTTACCTCGCCGCTTCCCGCGCCAAGACCCGGTTCGCCGCCGAATTCGGCGGGAAACGCGTGTTCGGCACGCCCGGCACCGAGAGCGACGAACTCGCCGAGCGGCTCACCGCCGACCTGCTTGAGCGGTATCTGACCCGGCTGCCCGGCGCGCGGATCTTCCACGGCCTCTCGTGGCCGGACTCGGTGTTCGCCGACGTCGACCACGCGGTGCTGTGCGGGAAACGGCTCGTGCTCATCGAATCGAAGCTGTGGCTGCCGGGACATTACGAAACCGACGACGACGACCGCCTGCTGCGCAACGGCCGCGCCTTCCGCGGCGGCGGGAGCAGGCTCACCGAGAGCCTCGCCGAGTACCGGCGGCTTCTGCCGGGGGTCACGATGCGCGGGGCGATGATCGTGTACCCGAGCCGGACCGGCGAGATCACCACGGACCTCGATGATCCCTCCCCCGCGCCGCCGATGACGCCGGAGCAGTTCCTGCACGAGATCGGCGGCTGGCTGGCGGCGGAGCCGTCCACTGTGGACTCGGCGACGATGCGGGTGGTGCGGAGCCGGGTCGTCGGCAGCGCTGCCTGATGTCAGGCCGTCGCGCTGGACGGTGTCGCGAAAGCCACTTTCGGGACGTCTGGCGTCTCGAAAGTGGCTTTCGCGACACGTTGCGTGTCACCCGGCCCGCGTGAACTACCGGACCGAGCGCTCCTTGTTGGCACGCGCGGAACGGGTGCAGACCTCACCGACGTCGACCGTCTGGCCGCGGTCGATGTAGACGTCCGCCAGCCCGACGAGCTTGCCCTTCGGCGACGTACAGGTCAGCTGGTACGCCTCCTTGGGGCCGTAGGTCGGCGGGATCGGCGACTGGAACGACACACCGCCGGTCCAGTCGTCCACAGTGGACGGGTTCGCCTGCGCGAAGTTGACCAGCACGGCCTTGTAGTCCCCGGCGGGCGGGTCGTACAGGATCGCGTGTTCTTCCGTGGTCCCGCCGTTCGCCGACGACGACACCATGTTGCCCGCGGCGTCGAAGACGTACAGGTCCCAGTCGGTGTCCGGGCTGGCCCACTTGACGTCGACGCTGAACTTCCCGTTGTCCACCTTCGGCAGCCCGTCGACGTGGAACGTGAAGCTCTCCGACGTCGGGTCGGTCGGGTAGTTCGCGTTCGTCGCGGGCACGCCCGGCGGGTTGGTCACCGCGATGCTCGCCTGCGCCGGGCCCTGCGGCTCACGGCCGTAGCGGCCCGCGACGTAGGGACGGGTCGACGGGTTGATCGACCACGCGAACCGGCCGCCGGTGGAGGACAGCGACGAGTTCAGGTTGTCGGTCACGTAGATCGGCGGCTTCGTCGAGCCGTCCGGCTGCACCACCGGGGCGGTCGGCGTCTGGAAGGTCTTGTGCAGCTTCAGCTCGTAGCCCTTCGGCGCCGTACCGATCAGCGTCGAATGCGCCGC
This window encodes:
- a CDS encoding J domain-containing protein yields the protein MPAVDYYEVLGVGKAASVNEIKTAYRRLAKSHHPDAGGSALTFQLVREAYDTLSDPMRRAGYDAGGRSVRAPIRPRPRRRFGEEPGYEPEPVVIDPDDLEWWEFAAQDGRVRHGRRRGPGHTPVVAAVGGMVLVLLPVLTGVGFSAPTLIIWLILTAGTALLVQRLARGYLAASRAKTRFAAEFGGKRVFGTPGTESDELAERLTADLLERYLTRLPGARIFHGLSWPDSVFADVDHAVLCGKRLVLIESKLWLPGHYETDDDDRLLRNGRAFRGGGSRLTESLAEYRRLLPGVTMRGAMIVYPSRTGEITTDLDDPSPAPPMTPEQFLHEIGGWLAAEPSTVDSATMRVVRSRVVGSAA
- a CDS encoding ROK family protein, whose amino-acid sequence is MTGEELILGIDFGGTKVAIGLADRAGSLLVTRRLDTDAQAGAEQVVSRALAAARKLLADEGAADDLAAIGVVSPGIVLEDRILLAPNVPGWEELRLRELVADEFGGVGIEVGTDAKAAALAEWRWGALADTDPAVFLSLGTGIAAAVLVGGRLLAGANGAAGEIGYNLLSPQDTDGFASGAAPLEEAVGGRGLGGRASVLLGRPVTAGELFGLARENAQAKDLVGAALDELSMHVANLAIALDPQRIAVGGGLVRSADILLPALRERLAGAVPFPPELVSAKFDQDASLLGAIAIALDA
- a CDS encoding alpha/beta hydrolase family protein; amino-acid sequence: MWRNEVRLRCVLDIVEIDNARGRNAVGAPITGTAAGVPFTVLPPSAEVSGPAPVVVAWHMIDAPRTDAAFAAALPLAGVPAWRVYLGMPLCGARMVDGSMDAIVERARRDAVLAYADPFVRQAALEFPAALAELRERFGFDTARMAVAGGSLGGAVALTILATREIPVLAAALINPAVRARSLVSAVESMLEQSYPWTDEANQAADHLDFVARSGEIADREKQVPLLVVSGEDDLPAFHADAGDLVDALRGQYSVPGDLLLTRVPGLAHPLAEEPGIDPAPQLPIAKQVDDVVTEWLVRHLG
- a CDS encoding APC family permease, whose product is MSSSPRPGLERKIGPLQATAINMTQMCGIGPFVTIPAMVATLGGPQAMFGWLIGAVIALADGLIWAELGAALPGAGGTYVYLREAFGVRTGRLMPFLFAWSAVLFIPLIMSTGIIGLVQYLGYLIPGVADDGGTTGLGKIIGLGVIALIVLALFRKIGEIGKLTTVLFAIMLFAVLSVIVAAFTHFDGAQAFAFTPGAFSFGGGAFWAGLGAGLIIAIYDYLGYNTSAYLGGEVRDPGRTLPRSIIFSILGIMSLYFLLQLGVLGSIPLEELKTATSVASTVLEQAWGTGTAKVITVFIVIAAVGSVFAGLLGGSRVPFEAARDKVFLPVFAKLHPKLNLPTAGVLTMGAIAAIGSLFTLTAVINAAVTVLVLVQSLAQVAAIVVLRRRRPELRRPYRQWLYPIPTIIALLGWVYIYFSATLLSIGLSVGWIVLGVAAFLAYAKAEHVWPFGPKGIQESFAGAEEGNGK
- a CDS encoding NADPH-dependent FMN reductase; the protein is MNSCPLRVAVIIGSTREGRVGDAVGKWFTDRADDRDDLVTEVLDLIDFTMPAELPEQPTPEMKRFARLVDEAEAFVVVTPEYNRSFPASLKQAIDTAYDEWRAKPVGFVSYGYRSQGLYAVEQLRSIFTELHTVTMRDTVAFNLLDGTPADVDGQGQAVTTLLDELVWWGLALREARAARPYVC